One segment of Elusimicrobiota bacterium DNA contains the following:
- a CDS encoding ABC transporter permease subunit translates to MNDFLLLARHSFREQLRSRFFLVTLIFGGLLVYMSLLLGVLAADQELRVLLDFGLAAIELLTTAAVAFAAASALLREMETKTLYLILSRPVPRTAYIAGGWAGLVASAFCAVLLMGGLHVALMTSKGWHWENAYAVALLGILLKTSLTASLASLLSLVSTSTVSGLLMTAVAWTLGHFTSEMRGLLARDALRAKTMGALVYLVPDLERLNFRDRLGGAPEPLFWACLYAALYSAVCLGLTTALFRRREF, encoded by the coding sequence AGCCGCTTCTTCCTCGTCACCCTCATCTTCGGGGGGCTGCTCGTCTACATGAGTCTCCTCCTCGGCGTCCTCGCCGCCGACCAGGAGCTGCGCGTCCTCCTCGACTTCGGACTCGCCGCCATCGAGCTCCTCACGACCGCGGCCGTCGCCTTCGCCGCGGCCAGCGCCCTGCTCCGGGAGATGGAGACGAAGACGCTCTATCTGATCCTCTCGCGCCCGGTCCCGCGCACCGCCTACATCGCCGGAGGCTGGGCGGGCCTGGTCGCCTCCGCGTTCTGCGCCGTCCTGCTCATGGGCGGCCTCCACGTCGCGCTCATGACGAGCAAGGGCTGGCACTGGGAGAACGCCTACGCGGTCGCGCTGCTCGGCATCCTCCTGAAGACCTCGCTGACGGCCTCGCTGGCCTCCCTGCTGTCCCTGGTCTCGACCTCGACGGTCTCGGGGCTGCTCATGACCGCGGTCGCGTGGACGCTCGGCCACTTCACCTCGGAGATGCGCGGGCTCCTCGCGCGCGACGCCCTCCGGGCGAAGACGATGGGAGCGCTCGTCTACCTCGTCCCCGACCTCGAGCGCCTGAACTTCCGGGACCGGCTCGGCGGCGCTCCCGAGCCCCTGTTCTGGGCCTGTCTCTACGCGGCGCTCTACAGCGCGGTCTGCCTGGGACTGACGACGGCCCTCTTCCGCCGCCGGGAGTTCTGA